A region from the Deinococcus multiflagellatus genome encodes:
- a CDS encoding alpha-amylase family glycosyl hydrolase — protein sequence MRFPALTGALLLALTSLSSAQTATPPARFEGQIIYQVMPDRFFDGNPNNNQGVNRADLRAWHGGDLPGLTQKLPYIQKLGATAVWLTPVYQQQTTNSFGTAPYHGYWPADFRNVDPHFGTLADFGTFVKAAQGAGMRVVLDQVINHYGYEAAAVRARPGWFNGEAQCSATTNKDVDCPLAGLPDLRQSEPQVRELLLGNANFWREQGVQAFRYDAIKHVEGPFLRELLAADRQAGTWTLGEWFDADTGTVADWQKAGFDSLFLFSLQAAMKGSIMAGQSLDGVRSVLARQGELVRPGEVALFLDNHDVPRFAQGTLFEDIGQERTKYGLRALMTLRGVPVIWQGTEIAMRGAADPDNRRDMRFEDQWTPGERAVFEATRDAIAVRKASPALSAGALKLLPTPDTVSGDLLLFTRELNGQTVLAAWHNGKARKTYSLKLSTLGVAWANRPAASSLFAGQNARVSVSGGYLHLSLPPQDAAAFRVE from the coding sequence ATGCGCTTTCCTGCCCTGACGGGCGCGCTGCTCCTGGCCCTGACCAGCCTGAGCAGCGCGCAGACGGCCACGCCCCCGGCCCGCTTTGAGGGGCAGATTATCTATCAGGTCATGCCGGACCGCTTTTTCGACGGCAACCCGAACAACAACCAGGGCGTCAACCGCGCCGATCTGCGCGCGTGGCACGGCGGCGACCTGCCGGGCCTGACCCAGAAACTGCCTTACATTCAGAAATTGGGCGCCACCGCCGTGTGGCTCACCCCCGTCTACCAGCAGCAGACCACCAATTCCTTTGGCACGGCGCCCTACCACGGCTACTGGCCGGCCGATTTCCGCAACGTGGACCCGCACTTTGGCACCCTGGCGGACTTCGGCACCTTCGTGAAGGCCGCGCAGGGGGCCGGGATGCGCGTGGTGCTCGATCAGGTGATCAACCACTACGGCTATGAGGCGGCGGCGGTGCGCGCGCGCCCAGGCTGGTTCAACGGCGAGGCGCAGTGCAGCGCCACCACCAACAAGGATGTGGACTGCCCCCTGGCCGGGTTGCCGGACCTGCGGCAGAGCGAGCCCCAGGTGCGTGAACTGCTGCTGGGCAACGCGAACTTCTGGCGCGAGCAGGGCGTGCAGGCCTTCCGCTACGACGCGATCAAGCATGTGGAAGGCCCTTTCCTGCGCGAGCTGCTGGCCGCCGACCGGCAGGCGGGCACCTGGACCCTGGGCGAATGGTTCGACGCCGACACGGGCACGGTGGCCGACTGGCAGAAGGCGGGCTTTGACAGCCTGTTTCTCTTCAGCCTGCAGGCGGCCATGAAGGGCAGCATCATGGCCGGCCAGAGCCTGGACGGTGTGCGCAGCGTGCTGGCGCGGCAAGGTGAGCTGGTACGCCCCGGCGAGGTGGCCCTGTTCCTGGACAACCACGACGTGCCCCGCTTTGCCCAGGGCACCCTGTTTGAAGACATCGGCCAGGAGCGCACCAAGTATGGCCTGCGCGCCCTGATGACCCTGCGGGGCGTGCCGGTGATCTGGCAGGGCACCGAAATCGCCATGCGCGGCGCCGCCGACCCCGACAACCGCCGCGACATGCGCTTTGAAGACCAGTGGACCCCCGGCGAGCGCGCCGTGTTCGAGGCCACCCGCGACGCCATCGCCGTGCGCAAGGCCAGCCCCGCCCTGAGTGCCGGCGCCCTGAAGCTGCTCCCCACCCCCGACACCGTCAGCGGCGACCTGCTGCTGTTTACCCGCGAACTGAATGGCCAGACCGTGCTGGCTGCGTGGCACAACGGCAAGGCGCGCAAGACCTACAGCCTGAAACTGAGCACCCTGGGCGTGGCCTGGGCGAACCGCCCCGCCGCCTCTTCCCTGTTCGCCGGCCAGAACGCCCGGGTCAGCGTCTCGGGCGGCTACCTGCACCTGAGCCTACCGCCCCAGGATGCGGCGGCCTTCCGGGTGGAGTAA
- a CDS encoding ABC transporter ATP-binding protein: MQLERHTPRTWRPEYAGPAIELQEVSKAYGAIPALHPTSLSIHPGEVVALLGPNGAGKSTLVNMVLGLLAPTQGAVKVYGRSPLDAAHRMHTGSMLQQVHLAANLRVAELVELFSSYYPAPLPVAETLRRAGLSDLATRTYRQLSGGQRQRVRFALALCGDPALIVMDEPTVALDVDTRRSFWTQVRALVDDGRTVLLTTHYLEEADALADRILVMDKGRLVAQATPQELKARVNVQHVSLRSALLTEAQLMAVPGVRAVRQQDGVLHLTVDGQAVIAPPLYALDPALQEFTVRPASLDDVFQGLKTPQGVSA; encoded by the coding sequence ATGCAGCTTGAACGGCACACACCCAGGACGTGGAGACCGGAGTACGCCGGCCCCGCCATCGAACTTCAGGAGGTGAGCAAGGCCTACGGCGCCATTCCCGCGCTGCACCCCACCAGCCTCAGCATCCACCCCGGCGAGGTGGTGGCACTCCTGGGCCCCAACGGCGCCGGCAAAAGCACCCTGGTGAATATGGTGCTGGGTCTGCTGGCCCCCACCCAGGGCGCGGTGAAGGTCTACGGCCGCTCGCCGCTTGACGCCGCCCACCGCATGCACACCGGCTCCATGCTGCAGCAGGTGCATCTGGCGGCCAACCTGCGCGTCGCTGAACTGGTCGAGCTGTTTTCCAGCTACTACCCCGCGCCGCTGCCGGTGGCCGAAACGCTGCGCCGCGCCGGTCTAAGCGACCTGGCCACGAGAACCTACCGGCAGCTGTCCGGCGGGCAGCGCCAGCGGGTGCGGTTTGCCCTGGCCCTGTGCGGCGACCCCGCGCTGATCGTGATGGACGAACCCACCGTGGCGCTGGACGTGGACACCCGCCGGTCCTTCTGGACCCAGGTGCGGGCCCTGGTGGACGACGGCCGCACCGTGCTGCTCACCACCCACTACCTCGAAGAGGCCGACGCCCTGGCCGACCGGATTCTGGTGATGGACAAGGGCCGGTTGGTGGCCCAGGCCACACCGCAGGAACTCAAGGCCCGGGTGAACGTGCAGCACGTCTCGCTGCGCAGCGCCCTGCTGACCGAAGCGCAGCTGATGGCGGTGCCCGGGGTGCGCGCCGTGCGCCAGCAGGACGGGGTGCTGCACCTGACCGTGGACGGGCAGGCCGTGATCGCGCCCCCCCTGTACGCCCTGGACCCTGCCCTGCAGGAATTCACCGTGCGGCCCGCCAGCCTGGACGACGTGTTCCAGGGCCTCAAGACCCCACAAGGAGTGAGCGCATGA
- a CDS encoding ABC transporter permease, which produces MSLVQDVPRTRPFPAPRVNRWRLYRLEIRAETLTLLRSPMFLIPTIIFPLLFYVVFGFTYMNQSAGNVRVPMYMLATYGAFGVIGASLFSFGVGIANDRASGWLKIKRVSPMPPGAFLLSKLVTSLMFNVTIISLMFLLGATVGRVEMPAETWLRLGLALILGGLPFTALGLALGFLSGPGAAPALANVIYIPMSFASGLWMPYAMLPAFFQKIAPALPPYHFSQLALGQIGAAHDPNMLSHVLWLTGYAALFLFLARLGYRRDEGNAGL; this is translated from the coding sequence ATGAGCCTCGTGCAAGACGTGCCCCGCACCCGGCCTTTCCCGGCCCCCCGCGTCAACCGCTGGCGCCTGTACCGCCTGGAGATCCGCGCCGAGACGCTGACCCTGCTGCGCAGCCCCATGTTCCTGATTCCCACCATCATCTTTCCGCTGCTGTTCTACGTGGTGTTCGGCTTTACCTACATGAACCAGTCGGCGGGCAATGTCCGGGTGCCCATGTACATGCTGGCCACCTACGGCGCCTTCGGCGTGATCGGCGCCTCGCTCTTCTCCTTCGGGGTGGGCATCGCCAACGACCGGGCCAGTGGCTGGCTGAAGATCAAGCGCGTCTCACCCATGCCGCCCGGGGCCTTCCTGCTCTCGAAGCTGGTGACCTCGCTGATGTTCAACGTCACCATCATCTCGCTGATGTTCCTGCTGGGCGCCACCGTGGGCCGCGTGGAGATGCCGGCCGAGACATGGCTGCGCCTGGGTCTGGCCCTGATTCTGGGTGGCCTGCCGTTTACCGCCCTGGGTCTGGCCCTGGGTTTCCTCTCCGGCCCCGGCGCCGCGCCGGCCCTGGCCAATGTGATCTACATCCCCATGTCGTTCGCTTCCGGCCTCTGGATGCCGTACGCCATGCTCCCCGCGTTCTTTCAGAAGATCGCCCCGGCCCTGCCCCCCTACCACTTCTCGCAGCTGGCCCTGGGCCAGATTGGTGCCGCACACGACCCCAACATGCTCTCCCACGTGCTGTGGCTGACCGGATACGCCGCGCTGTTCCTCTTCCTGGCCCGCCTGGGCTACCGACGCGACGAAGGCAACGCTGGCCTATAA
- a CDS encoding thiazolylpeptide-type bacteriocin: MTNIAPMTDIDFSDLNIEALEVTEVRDSTALAETGASSGSSSCSATSTCGSSSCCCGASEVSAE; this comes from the coding sequence ATGACCAACATTGCCCCCATGACCGACATTGACTTCAGCGACCTGAACATCGAAGCCCTGGAAGTGACCGAAGTGCGCGACAGCACCGCCCTGGCCGAAACCGGCGCGTCGTCCGGCTCCAGCTCCTGCAGCGCCACCTCCACCTGCGGCAGCAGCTCGTGCTGCTGCGGGGCCAGCGAAGTCTCCGCTGAGTAA